The stretch of DNA TACATatactctatacaagtacattagaggggattataggcagataggggatgttttctttttttcccataaaaacgatcaacgcaccagaggtcaccccttagattagaggaacagagcttccatatgaagcagcgtaggtggtttttcacggtgagggcagtgaggttttgCTTTCtgagatggcagattctgttaatgcctttaagaggggctttgatgagtttttgaacaagcagaatatccaaggctattgtcatactataatatacagttagtattgatgtcggtatatatagtttatgtatgttgtagtatagataggtaagtataggttgtttgtgctgggtttacttggaagggttaaacttgatggactctggtcttttttcaacttgaaattgatggactttggtcttttttcaactataTTAAAAagttatatgtattattttataaaggggtggttcacctttaagttaatgttttagtatgttatacaatggccagttctaagtaacttcattattttttttaatagttttttttttttctacttttttgatGCCTTCCTCTGACTCTTTCTAACTTTAGAAAGGGAGTCATTGACCCCAACTACCATAAAAAATGTTTCCGTGAGGCTGAAATTTAATTGTtgttaactttttattacttttttttatattcaggttctctcctatttatGTACCAGCCTCTCCTTTAAGCTACTCCCTTGTTGCTAAATTAATttgaaccctagaaaccagataatctgttgaaattctaaactggaaagttgctggtCAAAAAGTGAAAAATACCTCAACTTCCAGGTTTTAAAAATAACAACCAGCTTTCTTCAAGGAACACTTTTTGTTGGCAGATATTGTCATAAAAAGTTTGTTTTCCTTAACACATGTTTAATGTTGTTAAGAGTAGAGCTAGAATATGACATTTTGACAAAATAGTCATTATAAGATTATATGACCGATTATAAAAGACTTAATTAAAAAAGGTTTAACTTATGTGTCTCGTTGGAAGCAGTACAAATACCCTTCCAAAAGCATTACTAGTTGTAAATGCGTAGCCCTTTAATTGCTGTGATGTCATATTGCAATACACTAAGCATCATACTTTGCTTGTCTATTTTTAATGTATTCAAGGTAACAGACATGAAGATGGAACACAGAGTGATTCAGAAGACCCCTTGGTGGCCCAACCTGAACAGGAAATTGGAACACCTGATCACCCACAGCTCCAGCGGCAGATCAAGCGCGAACCTGAAGAATTGCTGCACAATCAGCAGGCGTTTGTCATACAGttttttgatgatgatgatgcccCTAGGAAAAAACGGTCCCAGTCTTTTACACACAATGCAAACTCCCCTCAGAATGACACAGACCCAGTCCTTAAAGCAAAAGCTGAAAAGCGAAAGGGCACATTGCATGTTGAAAAAGTGTCAACTAATGGAATGGGTTCAACTGCTCCAGCATCAAAATCACTGTCAAGCCCTTCATTCCCTCAAAGATCAAACTCTTTTAGGCGAGAAAAGACAGAGGACCGCATTTCTTCTGCACCTACGACAGCAAAGTTACCAGGGAAGAACTATGGAAGTGTTGGGAAGAAATCAAAGCTTGCCCAAGAATTTGCTGCTGAATATATGCGTGAACAAGTAGAGGTAGTTAAACAGGCAGCAGAAAAACCCATGACCTTGCCTTTGTCTACATCAATATTGCAGCAACCAGCCTCACAAGTGCAAATCTCAAGCCAAGCACAAACAATGCAGCTAACATCTGATGTAAGAACAGGAAAAGTTAAAAATGAAGAAGAGGACAACCTAAGTGATGCAGGAACATACACAATAGAAACAGAGACACAGGATAGAGAAGTTGAACAAGCCAGGAAAATGATAGACCAGGTAAAGTGAACTGCAATTCTAATATGAACTGGGTATAATACTGAGAAAGACCACGTAAACTTTTTGTTTTGAAGTTGAATGGTTCTGTCCACTTGCAGTGAGATGTTTTCTAGTAAGTTTAGTGTTTCTGGTTTTCTATTGTTTCCAAGTACAAAAAAATTAACTGATGAAACTTAAAGTTGTTTACCATTAAAAGATTTTAAAAGTGAGACTTGCTTTAAAttgctatctgattgctagggcttTATTATTATGGCAATCAAGAAGCTGTTAAGAAAGGAATATGTAACATTAATAGTATagggcctaaacagaaatatAATCATACAATTTCACCATCAAATGTGAACAGTCcacctttttttttgtctgtgatAACCACATAACATTTTCAGATGCAGTGTTGTAAcatgcagtatataaaataagttGAAACCATAACTTCTAAAACACAAAGAGGCAGttataaaagttaattcaaaggtgattTAACTATCCTACTAAAGGAGTGAAATATGTTGTTTAATAATTAAGTTTGCTTAATATTATAAGGAGGGCCCTTTTTAAATGTTGGACCCAAAACCTCTGAAAACCACTGCTGTTAACTAATATGGTTAAACTGTTAGTCACCTTATTAGGGATAAGGAAGACAACTTCTGAAACGCTATGAGCAAAAgtaatctttttttatatttttttttacattttatataccaTGTTAAACGTTCTTAAGTAAGATTATATTAAAAGAAAGATGTTTATAAAGGACTTTGTAGCTCTTTCAGGGCTCTATCTGCCCTCCAGGCCTCTTGTTGCATATTTATGACTAAATTATGTATTGTAAAACACAAACTCTGTGAAACAGACAAGGTGGTGTGTAAGTCTTTGGGCAATATTTTGATTTGATATTTAGCTTTCTGAATTTGGTTACTGAAACCAATTAAGTCAATAGCTTACAATTTAACACTTTCATTTGTATTTAGGTCTTTGGAGTATTTGAATCCGATGAGTATTCCAAGATTGCATCCACAGTTTATAGGCCAGTTATTAAATTGGGAGAAGAGGAACCTCTTGCCAGTGAACCAAGTGTACCACACAAGCCCATAATGTCATCAACTCCACCAGTAAAACTAAGTAATGGGCTTCCGGCTGAAACTTTGGTATGTTTCAGTTTTACTAAACACAATCATGTAATGGCTATGCTTTTGCCAAATGTAAATAATTGAATGTAAATTGTTTTGCACATCTACAGATTGAAAGAACTGGGTCAAGCTCCAAACAAAGTCAGAAATGGGTTTCCCGTTGGGCAAGCCTCGCTGACAGTTATCCCGATGCATCACCAACATCTCCTTTGGACAGTCAGAAGCAAGGCTTAATTGCAGATGATGGTACATAAGACCagatttgattttattttcagtttttgcttGAGAAATGTCTCATAGTTTTCAATAGAGTAGTTGTACTGTTGGTTTGGATCAGAATATGGATACTACTGAGGATTTACTTCAGTTAGCAACAGTAATAAAAATTGCTCCATATTCACaaaatatgtataatgtataatttggCATGCAATGAATCCCAAATTCTGTTTGTGATTTGGCCGCATTCCAGCCTCTTTTGCAGGATTTTGATTTGGCTAAACTGATTTTGAACCAATATTATCTGTTAAGTCAGTAAGTTTTTAACATTCTCGATTCAAATCAGTCACTGTTATCCAGGGTACACAAatccacatttttttcttattttttgctatgGTTATAGACATGGAAATGTTTTAGATTTAATTGTTAAGTAATGTCAAAAGGTAGATGCAACATAATGTGGGAATTAGCTAATGGTTCTGTTTGGCAGCCATaattaaatgaaaattaattaGACCATTGCTTTACAGAAGACGTTATTGAGCGTACAGAGCACCAAGGAGAAGCAGATCCCACTGTGCCATCAAGAACAAGACGGCTCCTTCCACAACTTCCTCCTGAAAATGTAATGCCAACAATCTTTGTATGCCAAGAGTCTTTTTCAGATGAATCTCAAAGGAAGTCTTTGGAAGAACCAGAAAAGAGAATTTCTGAAGAAAACAGCAGTTTATTATTAGTTCAAGAGGAATTAGATCCAGACAGTCTTAGTGATACCAGCAAGTCTGATGATGGTGTCATATCAGTCAGGAAGTCTGCCAAGGCTTCCAACACTTATAGAAATGGATGGAAGGGAGAGGAGTCTCATAGTAGGGAACCATCTGTTCAGAGAACTTCAGTACCTTCTAATGAAAAGAAATCAACTTGTTTTTATGTTGGAAATGATGACGTTGGAAGTGTAAAACAAACAAGCTTTGGATTGTCCTCTAAAGATGTGATTAAGGGCCCAGAAAGCCACATTAAGATGAAAGTTAATTTACACATAACTGCTGAGACTCCAAGCTCAGGAAAGGCAGTTAATCAGTTTCCCAAGAAAGATAATGGCTCTGCAAAAGATCCTCTTTCATTTGTAAGGCAGGAAAGCTTTACCAAAGAGACATCCAGTAGCAATGTTTTACCAAATAAGCTTCCACATATTTCAACTCATCCATTGCTTAAAGATTTAAGTGTTACAAAATCAAATCATGACTACAGTAAGGAGACACGCCTAATACTTAAAGAGACAGAAACCGCTTTGGCTGCTTTAGAAGCTAAGCTCTTTACACAGTCCCACCTTGATGAAATAGAAAATACTCCTTGTTTGCGTGATGACTCCTTATCAGGAGACTCTGATGTGGATACAGCCAGCACAGTTAGTCTAGTCAGTGATAAAAATGTACCAAGTCATTCACAGAAAAACAGAATTGTCAGCCTTCAGAAAGAAAAGTCTTCCTCCACTTCTTCTATACAAGAGCAATATTGTCAACCAAGTGCTCGAGAACGTCTTTCTGAGAAACGAAGGACAGTTCCTGCTGATGCTGGAACTAGAAATGTAACCAAACGACTAGGGATGACACGTAGCACTGGAGCACGTGGCTCATTAGACTTCACAGATGAAGAAAGGTGTTCTAGTCTTCCTTATATGCCAGTTTCAGAAACTGTTTCATCTGATTATGAACATTCTTCTTCAAGGCATATTTCAAGGAGGAAACCCTTTGGTCAGACTTGCAAAGATGAATCGAGTAGATCATCAAATGCACAAAAAGTTCAGCAGGCTCTTACACGCTCTAACAGTTTATCAACTCCGAGGCCTACAAGAGCTTCCAAACTGCGTCGCGCTCGTCTCGGCGAATCTTCTGACAATGAAAGTGCTGATGTAGAAAGATCAAATATAAGTCCAGGAACGTCTTCTGCAAACTCATCTTCTGCTAAAAGTTCTACAGAAACTAAAAAGCCATCTCGTTTAGATATCCTTGCTATGCCAAGAAAACGAGCAGGTTCATTTAATGTTCCAAGTGACTCTGAAACAACTTCTTCAGTAAGAGGAATGTTTTCAGGACGTAGCATAGACCAAAGTTACACTAGTAGAAAACCAGCTGTGGCAGAAAGCAAGCAGCCTCCCAAGAAACCTCTACCACCTACACAGAAGCAAACACCAAGACCTCGCTCAAGCAGTGTCAAGTACTCATCATCTTCTAGTAAGTTGTTTCTGTATTTAATCCTAGAATAACCATACAGTTTTCTTTCATTTGGTTGCATAAATTATTCTTTGCCTTAAAAGTAGCACTGCATATATTAAGGGATACATACATTACACAACTGGTTATATAGTATGGGTGATTCAGGATGGTGTAGAAAATAAGCTGAAGACCAGTTGACTTCTTAATAAGACAATTAGAGAAAATGTACATTAAAGAGATTCATTCCTTTGCCTTTGTAAACCTGTTTGCCAGTCTGAAATAACACTAGAAGATCCATGcatttttaaagggatattgttatCACACACCCACTTTATCATTATACCATTTCAT from Xenopus tropicalis strain Nigerian chromosome 8, UCB_Xtro_10.0, whole genome shotgun sequence encodes:
- the cep170b gene encoding centrosomal protein of 170 kDa protein B isoform X3, which gives rise to MSVTSWFLVSSSGTRHRLPREMIFVGREDCELMLQSRSVDKQHAVINYDSDKDEHRVKDLGSLNGTFVNDVRIPDQKYITLKLSDNIRFGYDINTYVLEQIQHQVPEEALKYCGLPVTAFEQFPSSSGKHEKYTSHLQMCLKTAAAGREDQFKEHGAHVDSAQAKQDKADKKATSDIPAYRTPLYGQPSWWGEDDDNKLDKEGRRQDEHYSERPNDMTQHEEEINGNMSYRDSQDQCVYPFRREPSYFEIPTKDFQQPVKPPETQVYEIPTKDTDAVPPVTPPVMQSHASFTIEFDDCQPGKIKIKDHVTKFSMRQRKTAGKEPAPTEMVSAESKVADWLVQNDPSLIRRPAPGEDVYSTKSDLPIHNRTLKGNRHEDGTQSDSEDPLVAQPEQEIGTPDHPQLQRQIKREPEELLHNQQAFVIQFFDDDDAPRKKRSQSFTHNANSPQNDTDPVLKAKAEKRKGTLHVEKVSTNGMGSTAPASKSLSSPSFPQRSNSFRREKTEDRISSAPTTAKLPGKNYGSVGKKSKLAQEFAAEYMREQVEVVKQAAEKPMTLPLSTSILQQPASQVQISSQAQTMQLTSDVRTGKVKNEEEDNLSDAGTYTIETETQDREVEQARKMIDQVFGVFESDEYSKIASTVYRPVIKLGEEEPLASEPSVPHKPIMSSTPPVKLSNGLPAETLIERTGSSSKQSQKWVSRWASLADSYPDASPTSPLDSQKQGLIADDEDVIERTEHQGEADPTVPSRTRRLLPQLPPENVMPTIFVCQESFSDESQRKSLEEPEKRISEENSSLLLVQEELDPDSLSDTSKSDDGVISVRKSAKASNTYRNGWKGEESHSREPSVQRTSVPSNEKKSTCFYVGNDDVGSVKQTSFGLSSKDVIKGPESHIKMKVNLHITAETPSSGKAVNQFPKKDNGSAKDPLSFVRQESFTKETSSSNVLPNKLPHISTHPLLKDLSVTKSNHDYSKETRLILKETETALAALEAKLFTQSHLDEIENTPCLRDDSLSGDSDVDTASTVSLVSDKNVPSHSQKNRIVSLQKEKSSSTSSIQEQYCQPSARERLSEKRRTVPADAGTRNVTKRLGMTRSTGARGSLDFTDEERCSSLPYMPVSETVSSDYEHSSSRHISRRKPFGQTCKDESSRSSNAQKVQQALTRSNSLSTPRPTRASKLRRARLGESSDNESADVERSNISPGTSSANSSSAKSSTETKKPSRLDILAMPRKRAGSFNVPSDSETTSSVRGMFSGRSIDQSYTSRKPAVAESKQPPKKPLPPTQKQTPRPRSSSVKYSSSSTTQTSRSSSVSRRQMPNSRQDEEEDEQEVYNNFMAQSVEIAEIARLSQTLVKDVASLAREIHDVAGDGDSQSSSGTGQSTSISSVPNTPASTISAREEIIKRSLQRTCSSQLVHHIPEASLNYQKIPPGSTGLEDFDQNMNDSREDPSKRRARNIEEVIFDNLMLNPVSHLSHTICANTEVLTEKMKILFQNTEKNWEEIEAKINSENEVPILKTSNKEISSILKELRRVQKQLEVINAIIDRSGHLDVPSSNKKTSSTILTSNPLSRTTNNSAARTESQTPGHVRNYMHKSSSSSSRSPGSSFSRDDEETYIV
- the cep170b gene encoding centrosomal protein of 170 kDa protein B → MSVTSWFLVSSSGTRHRLPREMIFVGREDCELMLQSRSVDKQHAVINYDSDKDEHRVKDLGSLNGTFVNDVRIPDQKYITLKLSDNIRFGYDINTYVLEQIQHQVPEEALKHEKYTSHLQMCLKTAAAGREDQFKEHGAHVDSAQAKQDKADKKATSDIPAYRTPLYGQPSWWGEDDDNKLDKEGRRQDEHYSERPNDMTQHEEEINGNMSYRDSQDQCVYPFRREPSYFEIPTKDFQQPVKPPETQVYEIPTKDTDAVPPVTPPVMQSHASFTIEFDDCQPGKIKIKDHVTKFSMRQRKTAGKEPAPTEMVSAESKVADWLVQNDPSLIRRPAPGEDVYSTKSDLPIHNRTLKGNRHEDGTQSDSEDPLVAQPEQEIGTPDHPQLQRQIKREPEELLHNQQAFVIQFFDDDDAPRKKRSQSFTHNANSPQNDTDPVLKAKAEKRKGTLHVEKVSTNGMGSTAPASKSLSSPSFPQRSNSFRREKTEDRISSAPTTAKLPGKNYGSVGKKSKLAQEFAAEYMREQVEVVKQAAEKPMTLPLSTSILQQPASQVQISSQAQTMQLTSDVRTGKVKNEEEDNLSDAGTYTIETETQDREVEQARKMIDQVFGVFESDEYSKIASTVYRPVIKLGEEEPLASEPSVPHKPIMSSTPPVKLSNGLPAETLIERTGSSSKQSQKWVSRWASLADSYPDASPTSPLDSQKQGLIADDEDVIERTEHQGEADPTVPSRTRRLLPQLPPENVMPTIFVCQESFSDESQRKSLEEPEKRISEENSSLLLVQEELDPDSLSDTSKSDDGVISVRKSAKASNTYRNGWKGEESHSREPSVQRTSVPSNEKKSTCFYVGNDDVGSVKQTSFGLSSKDVIKGPESHIKMKVNLHITAETPSSGKAVNQFPKKDNGSAKDPLSFVRQESFTKETSSSNVLPNKLPHISTHPLLKDLSVTKSNHDYSKETRLILKETETALAALEAKLFTQSHLDEIENTPCLRDDSLSGDSDVDTASTVSLVSDKNVPSHSQKNRIVSLQKEKSSSTSSIQEQYCQPSARERLSEKRRTVPADAGTRNVTKRLGMTRSTGARGSLDFTDEERCSSLPYMPVSETVSSDYEHSSSRHISRRKPFGQTCKDESSRSSNAQKVQQALTRSNSLSTPRPTRASKLRRARLGESSDNESADVERSNISPGTSSANSSSAKSSTETKKPSRLDILAMPRKRAGSFNVPSDSETTSSVRGMFSGRSIDQSYTSRKPAVAESKQPPKKPLPPTQKQTPRPRSSSVKYSSSSTSRRRQQGSDYVSTSEEECGSNHSTPKHKHSRASTATQTSRSSSVSRRQMPNSRQDEEEDEQEVYNNFMAQSVEIAEIARLSQTLVKDVASLAREIHDVAGDGDSQSSSGTGQSTSISSVPNTPASTISAREEIIKRSLQRTCSSQLVHHIPEASLNYQKIPPGSTGLEDFDQNMNDSREDPSKRRARNIEEVIFDNLMLNPVSHLSHTICANTEVLTEKMKILFQNTEKNWEEIEAKINSENEVPILKTSNKEISSILKELRRVQKQLEVINAIIDRSGHLDVPSSNKKTSSTILTSNPLSRTTNNSAARTESQTPGHVRNYMHKSSSSSSRSPGSSFSRDDEETYIV
- the cep170b gene encoding centrosomal protein of 170 kDa protein B isoform X2, giving the protein MSVTSWFLVSSSGTRHRLPREMIFVGREDCELMLQSRSVDKQHAVINYDSDKDEHRVKDLGSLNGTFVNDVRIPDQKYITLKLSDNIRFGYDINTYVLEQIQHQVPEEALKYCGLPVTAFEQFPSSSGKHEKYTSHLQMCLKTAAAGREDQFKEHGAHVDSAQAKQDKADKKATSDIPAYRTPLYGQPSWWGEDDDNKLDKEGRRQDEHYSERPNDMTQHEEEINGNMSYRDSQDQCVYPFRREPSYFEIPTKDFQQPVKPPETQVYEIPTKDTDAVPPVTPPVMQSHASFTIEFDDCQPGKIKIKDHVTKFSMRQRKTAGKEPAPTEMVSAESKVADWLVQNDPSLIRRPAPGEDVYSTKSDLPIHNRTLKGNRHEDGTQSDSEDPLVAQPEQEIGTPDHPQLQRQIKREPEELLHNQQAFVIQFFDDDDAPRKKRSQSFTHNANSPQNDTDPVLKAKAEKRKGTLHVEKVSTNGMGSTAPASKSLSSPSFPQRSNSFRREKTEDRISSAPTTAKLPGKNYGSVGKKSKLAQEFAAEYMREQVEVVKQAAEKPMTLPLSTSILQQPASQVQISSQAQTMQLTSDVRTGKVKNEEEDNLSDAGTYTIETETQDREVEQARKMIDQVFGVFESDEYSKIASTVYRPVIKLGEEEPLASEPSVPHKPIMSSTPPVKLSNGLPAETLIERTGSSSKQSQKWVSRWASLADSYPDASPTSPLDSQKQGLIADDEDVIERTEHQGEADPTVPSRTRRLLPQLPPENVMPTIFVCQESFSDESQRKSLEEPEKRISEENSSLLLVQEELDPDSLSDTSKSDDGVISVRKSAKASNTYRNGWKGEESHSREPSVQRTSVPSNEKKSTCFYVGNDDVGSVKQTSFGLSSKDVIKGPESHIKMKVNLHITAETPSSGKAVNQFPKKDNGSAKDPLSFVRQESFTKETSSSNVLPNKLPHISTHPLLKDLSVTKSNHDYSKETRLILKETETALAALEAKLFTQSHLDEIENTPCLRDDSLSGDSDVDTASTVSLVSDKNVPSHSQKNRIVSLQKEKSSSTSSIQEQYCQPSARERLSEKRRTVPADAGTRNVTKRLGMTRSTGARGSLDFTDEERCSSLPYMPVSETVSSDYEHSSSRHISRRKPFGQTCKDESSRSSNAQKVQQALTRSNSLSTPRPTRASKLRRARLGESSDNESADVERSNISPGTSSANSSSAKSSTETKKPSRLDILAMPRKRAGSFNVPSDSETTSSVRGMFSGRSIDQSYTSRKPAVAESKQPPKKPLPPTQKQTPRPRSSSVKYSSSSTSRRRQQGSDYVSTSEEECGSNHSTPKHKHSRASTATQTSRSSSVSRRQMPNSRQDEEEDEQEVYNNFMAQSVEIAEIARLSQTLVKDVASLAREIHDVAGDGDSQSSSGTGQSTSISSVPNTPASTISAREELVHHIPEASLNYQKIPPGSTGLEDFDQNMNDSREDPSKRRARNIEEVIFDNLMLNPVSHLSHTICANTEVLTEKMKILFQNTEKNWEEIEAKINSENEVPILKTSNKEISSILKELRRVQKQLEVINAIIDRSGHLDVPSSNKKTSSTILTSNPLSRTTNNSAARTESQTPGHVRNYMHKSSSSSSRSPGSSFSRDDEETYIV
- the cep170b gene encoding centrosomal protein of 170 kDa protein B isoform X4, with the protein product MSVTSWFLVSSSGTRHRLPREMIFVGREDCELMLQSRSVDKQHAVINYDSDKDEHRVKDLGSLNGTFVNDVRIPDQKYITLKLSDNIRFGYDINTYVLEQIQHQVPEEALKHEKYTSHLQMCLKTAAAGREDQFKEHGAHVDSAQAKQDKADKKATSDIPAYRTPLYGQPSWWGEDDDNKLDKEGRRQDEHYSERPNDMTQHEEEINGNMSYRDSQDQCVYPFRREPSYFEIPTKDFQQPVKPPETQVYEIPTKDTDAVPPVTPPVMQSHASFTIEFDDCQPGKIKIKDHVTKFSMRQRKTAGKEPAPTEMVSAESKVADWLVQNDPSLIRRPAPGEDVYSTKSDLPIHNRTLKGNRHEDGTQSDSEDPLVAQPEQEIGTPDHPQLQRQIKREPEELLHNQQAFVIQFFDDDDAPRKKRSQSFTHNANSPQNDTDPVLKAKAEKRKGTLHVEKVSTNGMGSTAPASKSLSSPSFPQRSNSFRREKTEDRISSAPTTAKLPGKNYGSVGKKSKLAQEFAAEYMREQVEVVKQAAEKPMTLPLSTSILQQPASQVQISSQAQTMQLTSDVRTGKVKNEEEDNLSDAGTYTIETETQDREVEQARKMIDQVFGVFESDEYSKIASTVYRPVIKLGEEEPLASEPSVPHKPIMSSTPPVKLSNGLPAETLIERTGSSSKQSQKWVSRWASLADSYPDASPTSPLDSQKQGLIADDEDVIERTEHQGEADPTVPSRTRRLLPQLPPENVMPTIFVCQESFSDESQRKSLEEPEKRISEENSSLLLVQEELDPDSLSDTSKSDDGVISVRKSAKASNTYRNGWKGEESHSREPSVQRTSVPSNEKKSTCFYVGNDDVGSVKQTSFGLSSKDVIKGPESHIKMKVNLHITAETPSSGKAVNQFPKKDNGSAKDPLSFVRQESFTKETSSSNVLPNKLPHISTHPLLKDLSVTKSNHDYSKETRLILKETETALAALEAKLFTQSHLDEIENTPCLRDDSLSGDSDVDTASTVSLVSDKNVPSHSQKNRIVSLQKEKSSSTSSIQEQYCQPSARERLSEKRRTVPADAGTRNVTKRLGMTRSTGARGSLDFTDEERCSSLPYMPVSETVSSDYEHSSSRHISRRKPFGQTCKDESSRSSNAQKVQQALTRSNSLSTPRPTRASKLRRARLGESSDNESADVERSNISPGTSSANSSSAKSSTETKKPSRLDILAMPRKRAGSFNVPSDSETTSSVRGMFSGRSIDQSYTSRKPAVAESKQPPKKPLPPTQKQTPRPRSSSVKYSSSSTSRRRQQGSDYVSTSEEECGSNHSTPKHKHSRASTATQTSRSSSVSRRQMPNSRQDEEEDEQEVYNNFMAQSVEIAEIARLSQTLVKDVASLAREIHDVAGDGDSQSSSGTGQSTSISSVPNTPASTISAREELVHHIPEASLNYQKIPPGSTGLEDFDQNMNDSREDPSKRRARNIEEVIFDNLMLNPVSHLSHTICANTEVLTEKMKILFQNTEKNWEEIEAKINSENEVPILKTSNKEISSILKELRRVQKQLEVINAIIDRSGHLDVPSSNKKTSSTILTSNPLSRTTNNSAARTESQTPGHVRNYMHKSSSSSSRSPGSSFSRDDEETYIV
- the cep170b gene encoding centrosomal protein of 170 kDa protein B isoform X1, which produces MSVTSWFLVSSSGTRHRLPREMIFVGREDCELMLQSRSVDKQHAVINYDSDKDEHRVKDLGSLNGTFVNDVRIPDQKYITLKLSDNIRFGYDINTYVLEQIQHQVPEEALKYCGLPVTAFEQFPSSSGKHEKYTSHLQMCLKTAAAGREDQFKEHGAHVDSAQAKQDKADKKATSDIPAYRTPLYGQPSWWGEDDDNKLDKEGRRQDEHYSERPNDMTQHEEEINGNMSYRDSQDQCVYPFRREPSYFEIPTKDFQQPVKPPETQVYEIPTKDTDAVPPVTPPVMQSHASFTIEFDDCQPGKIKIKDHVTKFSMRQRKTAGKEPAPTEMVSAESKVADWLVQNDPSLIRRPAPGEDVYSTKSDLPIHNRTLKGNRHEDGTQSDSEDPLVAQPEQEIGTPDHPQLQRQIKREPEELLHNQQAFVIQFFDDDDAPRKKRSQSFTHNANSPQNDTDPVLKAKAEKRKGTLHVEKVSTNGMGSTAPASKSLSSPSFPQRSNSFRREKTEDRISSAPTTAKLPGKNYGSVGKKSKLAQEFAAEYMREQVEVVKQAAEKPMTLPLSTSILQQPASQVQISSQAQTMQLTSDVRTGKVKNEEEDNLSDAGTYTIETETQDREVEQARKMIDQVFGVFESDEYSKIASTVYRPVIKLGEEEPLASEPSVPHKPIMSSTPPVKLSNGLPAETLIERTGSSSKQSQKWVSRWASLADSYPDASPTSPLDSQKQGLIADDEDVIERTEHQGEADPTVPSRTRRLLPQLPPENVMPTIFVCQESFSDESQRKSLEEPEKRISEENSSLLLVQEELDPDSLSDTSKSDDGVISVRKSAKASNTYRNGWKGEESHSREPSVQRTSVPSNEKKSTCFYVGNDDVGSVKQTSFGLSSKDVIKGPESHIKMKVNLHITAETPSSGKAVNQFPKKDNGSAKDPLSFVRQESFTKETSSSNVLPNKLPHISTHPLLKDLSVTKSNHDYSKETRLILKETETALAALEAKLFTQSHLDEIENTPCLRDDSLSGDSDVDTASTVSLVSDKNVPSHSQKNRIVSLQKEKSSSTSSIQEQYCQPSARERLSEKRRTVPADAGTRNVTKRLGMTRSTGARGSLDFTDEERCSSLPYMPVSETVSSDYEHSSSRHISRRKPFGQTCKDESSRSSNAQKVQQALTRSNSLSTPRPTRASKLRRARLGESSDNESADVERSNISPGTSSANSSSAKSSTETKKPSRLDILAMPRKRAGSFNVPSDSETTSSVRGMFSGRSIDQSYTSRKPAVAESKQPPKKPLPPTQKQTPRPRSSSVKYSSSSTSRRRQQGSDYVSTSEEECGSNHSTPKHKHSRASTATQTSRSSSVSRRQMPNSRQDEEEDEQEVYNNFMAQSVEIAEIARLSQTLVKDVASLAREIHDVAGDGDSQSSSGTGQSTSISSVPNTPASTISAREEIIKRSLQRTCSSQLVHHIPEASLNYQKIPPGSTGLEDFDQNMNDSREDPSKRRARNIEEVIFDNLMLNPVSHLSHTICANTEVLTEKMKILFQNTEKNWEEIEAKINSENEVPILKTSNKEISSILKELRRVQKQLEVINAIIDRSGHLDVPSSNKKTSSTILTSNPLSRTTNNSAARTESQTPGHVRNYMHKSSSSSSRSPGSSFSRDDEETYIV